One part of the Marinobacterium rhizophilum genome encodes these proteins:
- the folD gene encoding bifunctional methylenetetrahydrofolate dehydrogenase/methenyltetrahydrofolate cyclohydrolase FolD, producing the protein MTANIIDGKRIAAQVRNNVAQGVQQRLELGKRAPCLAVVLVGADPASHVYVRNKKNACEEVGIQSLSYDLAATAGQDELLELVDSLNANSEVDGILVQLPLPAQLDANAILERIRPDKDVDGFHPFNLGRLAQRLPALRPCTPKGVMHLLESTGIEFHGKEAVVVGASNIVGRPMGLELLLAGCTVTTTHRFTQNLAEHVGRAEIVIVGVGKPGLVKGEWIKPGAVVIDVGINRLEDGRLVGDIEYATAAERAGWITPVPGGVGPMTVACLMENTLEAANSSDQ; encoded by the coding sequence ATGACTGCAAACATAATTGACGGTAAGCGGATAGCAGCCCAGGTGCGCAACAATGTGGCCCAGGGTGTTCAGCAACGCCTGGAACTGGGCAAGCGCGCTCCCTGCCTCGCCGTGGTACTGGTTGGTGCTGATCCGGCGTCCCACGTATATGTACGCAACAAGAAAAACGCCTGCGAAGAAGTCGGCATTCAGTCCCTCTCCTACGACCTTGCGGCAACGGCGGGCCAGGACGAGCTGCTGGAACTGGTCGACAGCCTGAACGCCAACAGCGAAGTGGACGGCATTCTGGTACAGCTGCCGCTGCCGGCTCAGCTTGACGCCAACGCGATTCTTGAGCGTATCCGCCCCGACAAGGATGTTGACGGTTTTCACCCCTTTAACCTGGGACGCCTGGCGCAACGCCTGCCTGCACTGCGCCCCTGTACGCCCAAGGGCGTTATGCACCTGCTTGAATCCACCGGTATCGAGTTTCACGGCAAGGAAGCGGTGGTTGTCGGTGCGTCCAATATCGTTGGTCGCCCCATGGGGCTTGAGCTGCTGCTTGCCGGCTGTACCGTGACCACCACCCATCGCTTCACGCAGAACCTTGCCGAGCATGTCGGTCGCGCCGAGATCGTGATTGTGGGCGTGGGCAAACCCGGACTGGTAAAGGGTGAATGGATCAAGCCCGGCGCCGTGGTGATCGACGTGGGAATCAACCGGCTCGAGGATGGACGCCTGGTGGGCGATATCGAGTATGCCACGGCGGCTGAGCGCGCAGGCTGGATTACACCGGTACCAGGTGGTGTCGGCCCCATGACCGTCGCCTGCCTGATGGAAAACACCCTGGAAGCGGCAAACAGCTCGGATCAGTGA
- a CDS encoding radical SAM protein, giving the protein MEPIRSRDWYSTPSGQPRGYIRPHALRELWFHTGTACNLSCPFCLEGSKPGDDRLQLLKLADAEPYIREAAEMGVEQFSFTGGEPFLAKDLVRILQRASAVAPCLVLTNGTDALHRRIDQLDVLRDAPHPVSFRVSIDSLDRAEHDKGRGEGNFDRAFEGLRLLHARGFHVSVARHMQANEDTPIVSAQYAALLAEQGLPADLTQIAFPDFLPPGSHAQVPAVTTNCMTQFQSEQSRRNFMCAFSKMVVKQNNRMRVYACTLVDDDPEYDLGSTLREAMEQQVSMKHHRCFSCFRYGSSCSEI; this is encoded by the coding sequence ATGGAACCCATTCGCAGTCGAGACTGGTACAGCACCCCCAGTGGCCAGCCCCGTGGCTATATTCGTCCCCACGCGCTGCGTGAGCTCTGGTTCCATACCGGTACAGCCTGCAACCTCAGCTGCCCGTTTTGTCTTGAAGGCTCAAAGCCCGGCGATGATCGGCTGCAGCTACTGAAACTGGCAGACGCAGAACCTTATATCCGTGAAGCTGCCGAAATGGGGGTCGAGCAGTTTTCCTTTACCGGCGGCGAGCCTTTTCTGGCCAAGGACCTGGTGCGTATCCTGCAGCGAGCCAGTGCGGTTGCGCCTTGCCTGGTGCTGACCAACGGCACCGATGCGCTGCATCGGCGCATCGACCAGCTCGATGTTTTGCGTGATGCGCCGCACCCTGTGAGCTTTCGCGTCAGCATCGATTCCCTCGACAGGGCTGAACACGACAAGGGCAGGGGCGAAGGCAACTTTGATCGTGCCTTTGAGGGGCTGCGGCTGCTGCATGCCCGGGGTTTTCACGTTTCCGTTGCCCGCCATATGCAGGCGAACGAAGATACCCCCATCGTTAGCGCCCAGTACGCCGCCTTGCTGGCAGAACAGGGCTTGCCGGCGGATCTCACGCAAATTGCCTTCCCTGATTTTCTGCCGCCGGGCAGTCATGCCCAGGTGCCTGCCGTGACGACAAACTGCATGACGCAGTTCCAGAGCGAACAGAGCCGGCGCAACTTCATGTGTGCTTTCAGCAAGATGGTCGTCAAGCAGAATAACCGCATGCGCGTCTATGCCTGTACCCTGGTCGATGATGACCCGGAGTATGATCTGGGCTCCACCCTGCGCGAGGCGATGGAACAGCAGGTCAGCATGAAGCACCATCGCTGCTTTTCCTGCTTTCGTTACGGTTCATCCTGCAGTGAAATCTGA
- a CDS encoding TIGR04282 family arsenosugar biosynthesis glycosyltransferase: MTLILFCKRPRPGVGKQRLVPALGPHGAFRVAELLHQCALAQLAEWPHSRIVACADADDCDAYRNAHPWIDRVVAQQDGNLGQRINRIDRTLRAAGHQRQLIIGSDMPEQTSQLIRAASALLDEQDIVLSAATDGGVTLMAARKPWPDLAALPWSTPQLGQALVECCEQAGYSVGWVAPCDDVDTIEDLCRLRASLASDTRAPQRALHTLIQELV; this comes from the coding sequence ATGACTCTAATACTTTTTTGCAAACGTCCCCGCCCCGGGGTTGGCAAGCAGCGCCTGGTGCCGGCTTTAGGGCCGCACGGTGCCTTTCGTGTTGCCGAACTACTGCACCAGTGTGCGCTGGCCCAGCTCGCCGAGTGGCCGCACTCACGGATTGTCGCCTGCGCCGATGCCGATGACTGCGATGCCTATCGAAATGCGCACCCGTGGATTGACAGGGTGGTCGCGCAGCAAGACGGCAACCTCGGCCAGCGTATCAACCGGATTGACCGCACCCTGCGGGCTGCCGGGCATCAGCGGCAGCTGATTATTGGTTCGGATATGCCCGAGCAAACGTCGCAACTGATTCGTGCTGCATCCGCCTTGCTGGATGAGCAGGATATCGTGCTGTCGGCGGCAACCGATGGTGGCGTAACCCTGATGGCTGCTCGCAAGCCCTGGCCGGACCTTGCAGCGCTGCCCTGGAGTACGCCACAGCTGGGCCAGGCACTGGTTGAATGCTGCGAGCAGGCGGGCTATTCCGTCGGTTGGGTCGCGCCCTGCGACGATGTTGATACGATCGAAGACCTGTGTCGCCTGCGGGCGTCCCTGGCCTCGGATACCCGTGCGCCCCAGCGGGCATTGCACACACTGATACAGGAGCTGGTCTGA
- the cysS gene encoding cysteine--tRNA ligase, which yields MLQIYNTLSKDKVPFEPIEAGKIRMYVCGITVYDYCHIGHARVMVSFDVITRYLRARGWDVTYVRNITDVDDKIIKRAAENGETPDALTGRMIDAMHEDETRLSVLRPDMEPRATAHMDDILALVQTLIDKGFAYAASNGDVYYRVEKFEGYGKLTRQNIDELRSGSRVGVEEAKESPLDFVLWKAAKPGEVSWESPWGPGRPGWHIECSAMSKCCLGDTFDIHGGGPDLPFPHHENEIAQSEAANGVKYVNTWMHAGPVRVNSEKMSKSLGNFFTIRDVLEKYDAEVVRYFLAGVHYRSYIDYSEDSLKEARSALERFYQALASVECADSEPENDFEARFNAAMDDDFNTPKALAVLFELVSELNRAVREGSEEAGKLAAQLKRLGGIIGLLQQGPDAFLKGEARAGELSADAIEALIAQRKNARASKDFALSDKIRDDLAAQGVILKDDRAGTRWYREG from the coding sequence ATGCTGCAAATCTATAACACTCTGAGCAAGGATAAAGTGCCCTTCGAGCCGATCGAGGCGGGCAAAATTCGCATGTATGTCTGCGGCATCACGGTGTATGACTACTGTCATATCGGCCACGCCCGGGTCATGGTCTCCTTCGATGTCATCACCCGCTACCTGCGAGCGCGCGGCTGGGATGTGACCTATGTGCGCAACATCACCGATGTGGATGACAAGATCATCAAGCGGGCGGCGGAAAACGGTGAAACACCGGATGCGCTCACCGGCCGCATGATTGATGCGATGCATGAGGATGAAACCCGCCTGTCGGTGCTGCGCCCGGACATGGAGCCCCGTGCCACCGCCCATATGGACGATATCCTTGCCCTGGTGCAGACCCTGATCGACAAGGGCTTTGCCTATGCCGCCAGTAATGGTGATGTTTATTACCGGGTCGAAAAATTTGAAGGCTACGGCAAGCTGACACGCCAGAATATCGACGAGTTGCGCTCCGGCAGCCGCGTCGGTGTTGAGGAAGCCAAGGAAAGCCCGCTGGACTTCGTGCTCTGGAAGGCGGCAAAGCCAGGCGAAGTCAGCTGGGAATCACCCTGGGGGCCGGGCCGTCCCGGCTGGCATATCGAATGCTCCGCCATGTCCAAGTGCTGCCTGGGGGATACCTTTGATATCCACGGTGGCGGCCCGGATTTACCGTTCCCGCACCACGAGAACGAGATTGCCCAGTCCGAAGCGGCCAACGGCGTCAAGTACGTCAATACCTGGATGCATGCAGGCCCGGTCCGGGTGAACAGCGAAAAAATGTCCAAGTCGCTGGGCAACTTCTTCACCATCCGCGATGTGCTCGAGAAATACGACGCCGAGGTGGTGCGCTACTTCCTGGCCGGAGTGCACTATCGCAGCTATATCGACTACAGCGAAGACAGCCTGAAAGAAGCCCGCAGCGCGCTGGAGCGCTTCTACCAGGCGCTGGCGTCGGTAGAGTGCGCCGATTCCGAGCCTGAGAACGATTTCGAAGCCCGCTTTAACGCCGCCATGGACGATGATTTCAATACGCCCAAGGCCCTGGCGGTGCTGTTCGAACTGGTCAGTGAGCTGAACCGCGCTGTGCGAGAGGGCAGCGAAGAGGCCGGCAAGCTGGCCGCGCAGCTCAAGCGCCTGGGTGGCATCATCGGTCTGTTGCAGCAAGGCCCCGATGCCTTCCTCAAGGGCGAGGCCCGGGCTGGCGAGTTGAGCGCCGACGCAATCGAAGCGCTGATTGCACAACGCAAGAACGCCCGCGCCAGCAAGGATTTTGCCCTGTCTGACAAGATCCGCGATGACCTGGCCGCCCAGGGCGTGATACTCAAGGATGATCGCGCCGGTACCCGCTGGTACCGCGAGGGCTAA
- a CDS encoding M14 family zinc carboxypeptidase, with the protein MKSSHATPGTTASPETCPAARRHSPQPRPDLPELDRLERLLAQASGELRVQVLANVTDGASEYPLYALQLGNPDPAAAVLLLSGGIHGVERIGTQLLLTQLEALMARLPWDQGLQEDLRHIRIVICPLLNPAGMARGSRANANGIDLMRNAPQNADDPGVWLLSGHRIGAWLPWYRGAPGLPMQAESAALCELVNREIAGAPLCLSLDCHSGFGMRDRLWFPYAGSTRPLEQLADVHALVKLYEEANPHHRYLFEPQCHQYRTHGDLWDHLYQQHLLRQQACPGRPAVFLPLTLELGSWLWVRKNLRQIISFRGLFNPLVPHRHRRIMRHHNSLFDFMIRATRSWQSWLPGEADRNTEQQQALQRWYRNSQ; encoded by the coding sequence ATGAAATCCAGCCATGCCACCCCTGGTACAACCGCCTCGCCCGAGACCTGCCCGGCAGCACGCCGCCATTCACCGCAGCCGCGCCCTGACCTGCCGGAACTGGACAGGCTGGAACGCCTGCTGGCACAGGCCAGCGGCGAATTGCGCGTTCAGGTGCTGGCAAACGTAACCGATGGCGCCAGTGAGTATCCGCTCTATGCGCTGCAACTCGGCAATCCGGACCCGGCCGCAGCGGTACTGCTGCTCAGCGGAGGCATTCATGGTGTCGAGCGTATCGGCACCCAGCTGCTGCTGACCCAGCTCGAAGCCTTGATGGCGCGCCTGCCCTGGGACCAGGGGCTGCAGGAGGATCTGCGCCACATCCGTATCGTCATCTGCCCGCTACTGAACCCCGCCGGCATGGCACGGGGTTCCCGCGCCAACGCCAACGGCATCGACCTGATGCGCAACGCGCCCCAAAATGCCGATGATCCTGGCGTCTGGCTGCTCAGCGGGCACCGAATCGGTGCCTGGCTACCCTGGTATCGCGGCGCCCCCGGTCTCCCCATGCAGGCAGAGTCCGCTGCACTGTGCGAACTGGTGAACCGCGAGATTGCCGGGGCACCCCTGTGCCTGTCGCTGGACTGCCACTCGGGCTTTGGCATGCGTGACCGGCTCTGGTTTCCCTATGCCGGCAGCACACGCCCGCTCGAACAGCTCGCGGATGTACATGCACTGGTGAAACTCTACGAAGAGGCCAACCCGCATCACCGTTACCTGTTCGAACCCCAGTGCCACCAGTACCGCACCCACGGAGACCTTTGGGATCACCTGTATCAGCAGCACCTGCTGCGCCAGCAGGCCTGTCCGGGCCGGCCGGCGGTCTTCCTGCCACTGACACTGGAACTCGGCTCCTGGCTCTGGGTACGCAAGAACCTGCGCCAGATCATCAGCTTTCGTGGCCTGTTCAACCCGCTGGTGCCCCATCGCCACAGGCGTATCATGCGCCATCACAACAGTCTGTTCGATTTCATGATCCGCGCCACACGCTCCTGGCAATCCTGGCTGCCTGGCGAGGCGGACCGCAACACAGAACAGCAGCAGGCGCTGCAACGCTGGTACCGGAACAGCCAATGA
- a CDS encoding alpha/beta fold hydrolase, which yields MTLWVQDYWPGGEPMPPGTTPPCWILLRGLVRESRHWGSFGQRLADTLQVRVLSPDLPGNGQLHRMPSPLQLSALVDHLRSEMLPRHTSNPELSQPPFRLLGLSMGAMVATAWALDFPAEVDRLVLVNGSLANLSPPWQRLRPGALATLARALVSDTAGKEALIYRLSCHQQRDHILSQWCDYARECPVTGRNTLRQLAAAALYRSNNRVPRAPALLLCSRNDALVDPACSAAIANHWRSPLGIHPDAGHDLPHDAPDWLLAQISNWLAGH from the coding sequence ATGACGCTTTGGGTGCAGGACTACTGGCCTGGTGGCGAACCGATGCCGCCGGGGACCACCCCGCCCTGCTGGATACTGTTGCGGGGGCTGGTGCGCGAGTCGCGCCACTGGGGCAGCTTCGGCCAGCGCCTGGCCGATACGCTTCAGGTTCGGGTGCTGAGCCCGGACCTTCCCGGTAATGGCCAGCTGCATCGCATGCCAAGCCCGCTGCAACTGAGCGCACTGGTGGATCACCTGCGCAGCGAAATGCTGCCTCGCCATACCAGCAACCCCGAGCTGTCGCAGCCGCCTTTCAGGCTTCTCGGCTTGTCCATGGGCGCCATGGTAGCGACGGCCTGGGCGCTGGATTTTCCCGCCGAAGTCGACCGCCTGGTCCTGGTCAATGGCAGCCTGGCCAACCTGAGCCCACCCTGGCAGCGCCTGCGCCCCGGGGCACTGGCCACGCTCGCCCGTGCCCTGGTCTCAGACACCGCCGGCAAAGAGGCTCTCATTTACCGGCTAAGCTGCCACCAGCAGCGTGACCACATCCTGTCGCAGTGGTGCGACTACGCCCGCGAGTGCCCGGTGACGGGCCGCAACACCCTGCGACAACTCGCCGCCGCGGCCCTCTACCGCAGTAACAACCGGGTGCCAAGGGCGCCAGCCCTGCTGCTCTGCAGCCGCAACGACGCCCTGGTGGACCCCGCCTGCAGTGCCGCCATAGCCAACCACTGGCGATCACCGCTTGGCATTCACCCCGACGCCGGCCATGACCTGCCCCACGACGCCCCCGACTGGCTACTGGCGCAGATCTCCAACTGGCTTGCTGGACACTAA
- a CDS encoding glutamine--tRNA ligase/YqeY domain fusion protein: MSKQEHVKPTNFIHQIIESDIADEKVAGGQVVTRFPPEPNGYLHIGHAKSICLNFGTAAKYQGLCNLRFDDTNPEKESQEYIDAIAEDVRWLGFKWDGDIRYTSDYFEQLYQWALYLIANGKAYVDSLSAHEMREFRGNLTEPGKNSPYRERSVAENLELFERMRNGDFDEGDCALRVRIDMAAPNMNLRDPVIYRIRKAHHHQTGDKWCIYPSYDFAHGQSDALEGVTHSICTLEFEDHRPLYDWFIANLPVPAQPRQYEFARLNLNYTITSKRKLKLLVDEQHVSGWDDPRMPTISGLRRRGFTPASIRNFCEMIGVTRSNGVVDMGMLESAVRDDLDANAPRAMCVTRPLKVTVSNFAEGEEEWFELPAHPKDESMGLRKVSFGRNLLIEQEDFEEEKPRKWKRLAPGDAVRLRGAYVITCDEVIKDAAGNVVELICSYDPATKGENPTGYKPNGVIHWVNADHSVPCEVRLYDRLFTEANPEGDKEVDFQTHLNPESLEVLTDSRVEIGLKHAVAEAHYQFERLGYFSVDKDSNEERLVFNRTVTLRDSWVKIQGK; the protein is encoded by the coding sequence ATGAGCAAGCAAGAACACGTCAAGCCTACGAACTTTATTCATCAGATCATCGAGAGCGACATCGCGGACGAAAAGGTCGCCGGTGGTCAGGTCGTGACACGCTTCCCGCCAGAGCCCAACGGCTACCTGCATATCGGTCACGCCAAGTCGATCTGTCTGAACTTTGGCACCGCCGCCAAGTACCAGGGCCTGTGCAACCTGCGTTTTGACGATACCAACCCGGAAAAAGAGAGCCAGGAATACATCGACGCCATCGCCGAAGATGTGCGCTGGCTGGGGTTCAAGTGGGACGGTGATATCCGTTACACCTCTGACTACTTCGAGCAGCTGTACCAGTGGGCCCTGTACCTGATCGCCAATGGCAAGGCCTATGTCGACAGCCTGAGCGCCCACGAAATGCGCGAGTTCCGCGGCAACCTTACCGAGCCTGGCAAGAACAGCCCCTACCGTGAACGCAGCGTGGCGGAGAATCTGGAACTGTTCGAGCGCATGCGCAACGGCGACTTCGACGAAGGCGACTGCGCGCTGCGGGTGAGAATCGACATGGCGGCGCCGAACATGAACCTGCGTGACCCGGTGATCTACCGTATTCGCAAGGCACACCACCACCAGACCGGCGACAAGTGGTGCATCTACCCGTCCTACGACTTCGCCCACGGCCAGTCCGATGCGCTGGAAGGCGTGACACACTCCATCTGTACGCTGGAGTTTGAAGACCACCGCCCGCTGTACGACTGGTTTATCGCCAATCTGCCGGTGCCGGCCCAGCCGCGCCAGTACGAATTTGCCCGCCTCAACCTGAACTACACCATCACCAGCAAGCGCAAGCTCAAGCTGCTGGTGGATGAACAGCACGTGTCCGGCTGGGACGACCCCCGCATGCCGACCATTTCCGGCCTGCGCCGTCGCGGCTTTACGCCGGCCTCCATTCGCAACTTCTGCGAGATGATCGGTGTAACCCGCTCCAACGGCGTGGTGGACATGGGCATGCTGGAGTCCGCCGTGCGCGATGACCTGGATGCCAATGCACCGCGCGCCATGTGCGTAACGCGCCCGCTCAAGGTCACCGTCAGCAACTTCGCCGAGGGCGAGGAAGAATGGTTCGAACTGCCGGCACACCCCAAGGACGAGTCCATGGGGCTGCGCAAGGTCTCCTTCGGCCGCAACCTGCTGATCGAACAGGAAGACTTTGAAGAGGAAAAACCGCGCAAGTGGAAGCGTCTGGCGCCGGGCGATGCCGTGCGTCTGCGCGGCGCCTACGTGATCACCTGTGATGAGGTGATCAAGGATGCCGCCGGCAACGTGGTGGAGTTGATCTGCAGCTATGATCCCGCCACCAAGGGCGAGAACCCGACCGGTTACAAGCCCAACGGGGTGATTCACTGGGTCAATGCCGATCACTCGGTGCCCTGTGAAGTGCGCCTGTACGACCGCCTGTTCACCGAAGCGAACCCCGAGGGCGACAAGGAAGTGGACTTCCAGACGCATCTGAACCCCGAGTCGCTGGAAGTGCTGACCGACAGCCGGGTTGAAATCGGCCTCAAGCATGCAGTGGCAGAAGCGCACTATCAGTTTGAGCGCCTGGGATACTTCTCTGTGGACAAGGATTCCAATGAAGAGCGCCTGGTGTTCAACCGCACCGTCACGCTACGCGACTCCTGGGTGAAAATTCAGGGCAAGTAA
- a CDS encoding peptidylprolyl isomerase has protein sequence MIILSTNHGDISIELDYDKAPKTAANFEQYVRDGFYDGVIFHRVIDGFMLQGGGFTPGMKQKETRGNIDNEANNGLKNLTGTLAMARTMDPHSASAQFFINVKDNSFLDHTAETTQGWGYAVFGKVVDGMDVVNKIKGVKTTSRGGHQDVPAEDVIIESARITE, from the coding sequence ATGATTATTCTCTCGACCAACCACGGCGACATCTCCATCGAGCTGGATTACGACAAGGCCCCCAAGACCGCCGCCAACTTCGAACAGTACGTGCGCGACGGCTTCTACGACGGCGTGATCTTTCACCGCGTGATCGACGGCTTCATGCTGCAGGGCGGCGGTTTTACCCCGGGCATGAAACAGAAAGAAACCCGCGGCAACATCGATAACGAGGCCAACAACGGCCTGAAGAACCTGACTGGCACCTTGGCCATGGCCCGCACCATGGACCCGCACTCCGCCTCGGCTCAGTTCTTTATCAACGTCAAGGACAACAGTTTCCTGGATCACACGGCTGAAACCACCCAGGGCTGGGGCTACGCCGTATTCGGCAAGGTTGTCGATGGCATGGACGTGGTCAACAAGATCAAGGGCGTCAAGACCACCTCCCGCGGCGGTCACCAGGACGTGCCGGCAGAAGACGTGATTATCGAATCCGCCCGCATCACCGAGTAA
- a CDS encoding UDP-2,3-diacylglucosamine diphosphatase has translation MTLLFVADLHLRPERPDLSRAFLEFLQQDAPGCDALYLLGDIFEAWIGDDAPMPGLDAIYAELAALSARGTALYFQHGNRDFLVGQAFLDTLGARPLPDQQLIDVPGGQALLMHGDQLCTDDTEYQAFRSQVRDPAWQQQFLSQSVDERLAIARQLRAASKARGAEKSADIMDVNPAAVSAALSAAGVDLLIHGHTHRPAIHDNQISQGSGTRIVLGDWDDSGWYLQIDNEGYQLIDFAIADSPS, from the coding sequence ATGACGCTGCTGTTTGTCGCCGATCTGCACCTTCGCCCAGAACGCCCGGATCTTAGCCGGGCCTTCCTTGAATTCCTGCAACAGGACGCGCCGGGCTGCGATGCCCTGTACCTGCTGGGGGACATATTCGAGGCCTGGATCGGGGATGATGCCCCGATGCCGGGGCTGGATGCGATCTACGCCGAACTGGCGGCGTTATCGGCGCGCGGTACCGCGCTCTATTTTCAGCACGGTAACCGCGACTTTCTGGTCGGACAGGCGTTTCTCGATACCCTGGGAGCCCGCCCCCTGCCCGACCAGCAGCTGATCGATGTGCCCGGCGGCCAGGCGCTGCTGATGCACGGTGATCAACTCTGCACCGACGACACCGAGTACCAGGCCTTCAGGTCCCAGGTACGCGACCCCGCCTGGCAGCAACAGTTCCTGTCGCAAAGCGTAGATGAACGCCTGGCCATTGCGCGCCAGTTGCGTGCAGCCAGCAAGGCCAGGGGCGCCGAGAAGTCCGCCGATATCATGGATGTAAACCCGGCTGCCGTATCCGCGGCATTGAGCGCGGCCGGTGTTGATCTGCTGATCCACGGTCACACTCACCGCCCCGCCATTCACGACAATCAAATCAGCCAGGGCTCGGGCACCCGCATCGTACTGGGCGACTGGGATGACAGCGGCTGGTACCTGCAGATCGACAACGAAGGCTACCAGCTGATCGACTTTGCGATAGCGGATAGCCCGTCCTAA
- the choX gene encoding choline ABC transporter substrate-binding protein gives MSLKRETGFKCTVLAGAMALGLAAAQSAQATEAPQCEQVRLTDPGWTDISVTNALAGTVLQGLGYKTSVDLLAVPIGFESLKKGEIDVFLGNWMPAQQGFIDKYGADLDRVRTNLEGAKFTLAVPAYVYDSGVTSFADLGDRAEDFRQRIYGIDPGAPANGLLQGMIDKGDFGLQGWKLVESGEQAMLSQVTRAVRKQEAIVFLGWAPHPMNLRVDMKYLEGGDEYFGPNYGGASIHTVTRKGYSAECPNVATLLNNLAFNLDMESEIMGAILDDGKKADQAAAQWLRANPEVLNSWLENVSTRDGMPGLAAVQQHLGL, from the coding sequence ATGAGCCTAAAGCGTGAAACGGGTTTCAAATGCACAGTGCTGGCCGGCGCCATGGCGCTGGGTCTCGCCGCGGCTCAGTCCGCCCAGGCCACCGAAGCGCCCCAGTGCGAACAGGTGCGCCTGACGGATCCCGGCTGGACCGATATCAGCGTGACCAACGCGCTGGCCGGTACCGTACTGCAGGGTCTGGGGTACAAAACCTCGGTTGACCTGCTGGCCGTACCCATTGGCTTTGAGAGCCTGAAAAAGGGCGAAATCGATGTCTTTCTGGGCAACTGGATGCCGGCGCAGCAGGGTTTTATCGACAAGTACGGTGCTGACCTCGACAGGGTGCGTACCAACCTGGAGGGGGCGAAGTTTACCCTCGCGGTGCCGGCGTATGTCTATGACAGCGGCGTAACAAGCTTTGCCGACCTTGGCGATCGGGCGGAGGATTTTCGCCAGCGTATCTATGGCATCGATCCGGGTGCCCCGGCCAATGGCCTGTTGCAGGGCATGATCGACAAGGGCGATTTTGGCCTGCAGGGCTGGAAGCTGGTCGAGTCCGGCGAGCAGGCCATGCTTAGCCAGGTTACCCGCGCGGTACGCAAGCAGGAGGCCATCGTCTTTCTCGGCTGGGCGCCGCACCCGATGAATTTGCGGGTCGACATGAAGTACCTCGAGGGTGGCGATGAGTACTTTGGCCCCAATTACGGTGGCGCCAGCATCCATACGGTGACGCGCAAGGGCTACAGTGCCGAGTGCCCGAACGTGGCTACCTTGCTGAACAACCTTGCGTTCAACCTGGATATGGAAAGCGAGATCATGGGCGCCATTCTGGACGACGGCAAGAAAGCGGATCAGGCAGCCGCTCAATGGCTCAGGGCGAACCCTGAGGTGCTGAACAGCTGGCTTGAGAATGTCAGCACGCGTGATGGCATGCCAGGACTGGCGGCCGTGCAGCAGCACCTGGGTCTTTGA